In Erigeron canadensis isolate Cc75 chromosome 7, C_canadensis_v1, whole genome shotgun sequence, one DNA window encodes the following:
- the LOC122607432 gene encoding PRA1 family protein F3-like: MSATYGTIPTSTDTGSKVEFLSRAKERITTGLGVQRSWKEMFNIHSINFPRAFSDATSRVKTNIGYFRMNYAIIVLAVLFLSLLWHPISLIVFIVLMAGWLFLYFLRDEPLVIFRYTIDDRVVLGVLAVFTIGLLLLTGATLNIIISVLVGIVVVLVHALLRKTDNLCLDEDGVEAGGFLEASS, encoded by the coding sequence ATGTCGGCAACATACGGCACGATTCCAACGTCAACCGATACTGGCTCCAAGGTTGAGTTCTTATCTCGTGCAAAAGAACGAATAACAACCGGCCTTGGAGTACAAAGGTCATGGAAAGAAATGTTCAACATACATTCAATAAATTTCCCTCGTGCATTCTCTGATGCAACTTCACGAGTCAAAACGAATATAGGATATTTTCGTATGAATTACGCTATTATAGTACTTGCAGTTCTGTTTTTAAGTTTGTTATGGCACCCTATATCTTTGATTGTATTTATTGTCTTGATGGCGGGTTGGttgtttctttactttttacgTGACGAACCTCTAGTGATATTTCGTTACACGATTGATGATCGTGTGGTTTTGGGGGTTTTGGCAGTATTTACAATTGGCTTGTTGTTGTTAACTGGTGCGACTTTGAACATTATTATATCGGTTTTGGTTGGAATTGTGGTTGTTTTGGTACATGCTCTTCTTAGAAAGACGGATAATTTGTGTTTAGACGAAGATGGCGTCGAGGCAGGCGGATTCTTGGAGGCTTCATCATAG
- the LOC122608472 gene encoding uncharacterized protein LOC122608472 — translation MKKTQLLCDGCVRPITSVPFYKCSGSSPQHNINANVENPSSSSSSSSCGGFVLHEWCAKLPSQLHDHPGHPQHTLLLLLPKAKLVVVFDCEVCRLPSNGFAYGCTTCGYYVDINCSLIPEEITHEAHPNHLLRRIKGSDIPSDEYCKACWFQMKFGWGFHCPSCDFYIHTRCALLLPRQVRHKYDKHPLSLRYGLVENHPQEYFCEICEDRIYSFNSRQWFYHCTTCAWSMHAACVPLILQSEQAVYSEYPLCVFLFLNVKFGGKVEIQSLHRHSLAFVQGIESDGQCSMCHQQLQYRMILNCLECHQFAIHYECAAR, via the coding sequence ATGAAGAAGACACAGCTGCTATGTGATGGATGTGTCAGACCAATCACGTCAGTGCCATTTTACAAGTGTAGTGGTAGTAGTCCCCAACATAATATTAATGCTAATGTAGAAaacccatcatcatcatcatcatcatcctcctgTGGTGGTTTTGTGCTCCATGAGTGGTGTGCAAAGCTACCCTCTCAACTACATGACCACCCGGGCCATCCACAGCACACGCTACTACTTCTACTGCCAAAAGCAAAGTTGGTCGTTGTATTCGATTGTGAAGTTTGCCGGTTACCCTCCAATGGTTTTGCGTATGGGTGCACAACGTGTGGATATTATGTAGACATCAATTGCTCCCTCATACCGGAGGAAATCACTCATGAAGCTCACCCCAACCATCTGTTGCGAAGAATCAAGGGTTCAGACATCCCATCAGATGAGTATTGCAAGGCATGTTGGTTCCAGATGAAATTTGGATGGGGTTTCCATTGTCCCTCTTGTGATTTCTACATCCATACAAGGTGTGCTTTGTTATTGCCTCGACAAGTCCGGCACAAGTACGACAAACATCCGTTGAGTCTAAGATACGGTCTGGTCGAGAACCATCCGCAAGAATACTTTTGTGAGATTTGCGAGGATAGAATATACTCATTTAACTCGAGACAGTGGTTCTATCATTGCACTACATGTGCCTGGTCCATGCATGCAGCTTGTGTTCCCTTAATTCTACAAAGTGAACAAGCTGTTTATTCCGAGTATCCGCTATGTGTCTTTCTCTTTCTGAATGTTAAGTTTGGGGGAAAGGTTGAAATCCAAAGTCTGCACCGACACTCTCTGGCCTTTGTACAAGGGATTGAAAGTGATGGTCAATGCAGTATGTGTCATCAGCAATTGCAGTACAGGATGATTCTCAACTGCTTGGAGTGCCATCAGTTTGCGATTCATTATGAGTGTGCGGCTCGTTAA